One Halichoerus grypus chromosome 1, mHalGry1.hap1.1, whole genome shotgun sequence genomic region harbors:
- the ADAT3 gene encoding LOW QUALITY PROTEIN: putative inactive tRNA-specific adenosine deaminase-like protein 3 (The sequence of the model RefSeq protein was modified relative to this genomic sequence to represent the inferred CDS: deleted 2 bases in 1 codon), protein MMLCSDLCLPQSAVPRKDPAPGLMEQRGDEKTRSPEQEPEPWQALPVLSEQQSKDVELVLAYAAPILDKRQTSRLLQEVSAVHPLRAQPHLKRVRPSRDASRPHALELLLCLAGPAAGARSLAELLPQPAVDPRGLGQPFLVPVPARPPLTRGQFEEARAHWPTSFHEDRQVTRALAGRLFSAQEQTAMQAHMERAVWAARQAAARGLRAVGAVVVDPSSGRVLATGHDCSSAASPLLHATMVCIDLVARGQGRGAYDLDAYPACSFAPALAPLGVRVGSVRKLDEDGDVHADSLPYVCTGYDLYVTREPCAMCAMALVHSRVQRVFYGAPSPDGALGTRFRIHARPDLNHRFQVFRGVLEAQCRRLDPGS, encoded by the exons ATGATGCTCTGCTCCGATCTCTGTCTCCCACAGTCG GCCGTGCCGAGGAAGGACCCCGCCCCGGGCCTCATGGAGCAGCGTGGGGACGAGAAGACCCGGAGCCCCGAGCAAGAGCCCGAGCCGTGGCAAGCCCTCCCGGTCCTGTCCGAGCAGCAGTCCAAGGACGTGGAGCTGGTGCTGGCCTACGCCGCACCCATCCTCGACAAGCGCCAGACCTCACGCCTCCTCCAGGAGGTGTCGGCCGTCCACCCGCTGCGCGCCCAGCCTCACCTCAAGAGGGTGCGGCCCAGCCGCGATGCCAGCCGGCCGCACGCGCTGGAGCTGCTGCTGTGCCTGGCGGGGCCGGCCGCGGGGGCCCGATCGCTCGCTGAGCTCCTCCCGCAGCCAGCCGTGGACCCCCGGGGCCTGGGGCAGCCCTTCCTGGTGCCTGTGCCAGCCCGGCCACCCCTGACCAGAGGCCAGTTCGAGGAGGCGCGCGCCCACTGGCCCACGTCCTTCCACGAGGATAGGCAGGTGACTCGTGCCTTGGCCGGGCGGCTGTTCTCCGCGCAGGAGCAGACGGCGATGCAGGCCCACATGGAGCGGGCTGTGTGGGCCGCGCGGCAGGCGGCTGCGAGGGGCCTGAGGGCCGTGGGGGCTGTGGTGGTGGACCCGTCCTCCGGCCGCGTGCTGGCCACCGGCCACGACTGCAGCAGCGCGGCCAGCCCGCTGCTGCACGCCACCATGGTGTGCATCGACCTGGTGGCCCGGGGCCAGGGCCGTGGCGCCTATGACCTCGATGCCTACCCTGCCTGCTCCTTCGCCCCAGCCCTCGCCCCCCTGGGCGTCCGCGTGGGCTCTGTGCGCAAGCTGGACGAGGACGGGGACGTGCATGCGGACAGCCTGCCCTACGTGTGCACTGGCTACGACCTCTACGTCACCCGCGAGCCCTGTGCCATGTGTGCCATGGCCTTGGTGCACTCCCGCGTGCAGCGTGTCTTCTATGGGGCGCCCTCGCCCGACGGCGCCCTGGGTACCCGCTTCCGCATCCACGCCCGGCCTGATCTCAACCACCGCTTCCAGGTGTTCCGTGGGGTCCTGGAGGCCCAGTGCCGCCGGCTGGACCCTGGCTCGTAG